A genomic window from Polyangium spumosum includes:
- the tadA gene encoding tRNA adenosine(34) deaminase TadA, with the protein MTSTENPTTLAPAASADEQTLARDAAFMRAAIVEAVAAAEAGDVPVGAVLVDATGTIVGRGRNRRELLQDPTAHAEVEALRDAARQRGAWRLAGLTVYVTLEPCPMCAGALVNARVSRLVYGCADPKAGAVDTLFTIGRDGRLNHRYEVQGGVLADECAGLLRAFFAPRRAKPSPAP; encoded by the coding sequence ATGACGAGCACGGAGAACCCCACGACGCTCGCGCCCGCCGCGAGCGCTGACGAGCAGACCCTCGCGCGGGACGCGGCGTTCATGCGCGCGGCGATCGTGGAAGCCGTCGCGGCCGCAGAAGCGGGCGACGTGCCCGTGGGCGCCGTTCTGGTGGACGCGACGGGCACGATCGTGGGCCGCGGGCGCAACCGGCGCGAGCTGCTCCAGGACCCGACGGCGCACGCCGAGGTCGAGGCGCTACGCGACGCGGCCCGGCAGCGCGGCGCCTGGCGGCTCGCCGGGCTCACGGTCTACGTGACGCTCGAGCCCTGCCCCATGTGCGCCGGCGCCCTCGTCAACGCGCGCGTCTCCCGCCTCGTCTACGGCTGCGCCGACCCGAAGGCCGGCGCCGTCGACACGCTCTTCACGATCGGCCGCGACGGGCGCCTGAACCATCGGTACGAGGTCCAGGGCGGCGTCCTCGCGGACGAATGCGCCGGCCTCCTCCGCGCCTTCTTCGCCCCTCGTCGCGCGAAGCCCAGCCCCGCGCCCTAG
- a CDS encoding acyl-CoA carboxylase subunit beta: MSLDDQKLRDLSARVERGGAPKYHEKNLEQGKLFARKRIELLFDENSFVEDAALANAVDPELPADGVITGTGMIGGRIVAVMANDSTVKAGSWGRRTVEKILRIQETAARLRCPLFYLVDSAGARITDQIEMFPGRRGAGRIFYNEVQMSGQIPQICLLFGPSAAGGAYIPAFCDVVVMVDKNASMYLGSPRMAEMVIGEKVTLEELGGARMHCSESGCGDVLVKSEEEAIAWAKRYLAMMPQHCEEAPARIEARPPKPGQKPLEEVIPVDENKPFDMMTVIDAVIDEGSFVEIKRLWAKELVTGFARIDGRVVGIVANQPKHKGGVLFVDSADKAARFIWLCDAFNVPLLYLADVPGFMIGTVVEKQGIIRAGAKMIAAVSEATVPKLSVIVRKAYGAGLYAMCGPAFEPDACIALPRASIAVMGPSAAVNAVYYNKIQAVPEGPERDAMVKRLRDEYREDVDLVKLASEMVIDGIVPTVALRDEISRRFSRYAGKVAERPRKKHIVPPV, encoded by the coding sequence ATGTCCCTCGACGATCAAAAGCTCCGTGACCTCTCCGCGCGCGTCGAGCGCGGGGGGGCGCCCAAGTATCACGAGAAGAACCTCGAGCAGGGGAAGCTCTTCGCCCGCAAGCGGATCGAGCTCCTGTTCGACGAGAACAGCTTCGTGGAGGACGCCGCGCTGGCGAACGCCGTCGACCCCGAGCTGCCCGCCGACGGCGTGATCACGGGGACGGGGATGATCGGCGGCCGCATCGTGGCCGTGATGGCGAACGACTCGACGGTGAAGGCCGGGTCGTGGGGCCGTCGCACGGTGGAGAAGATCCTGCGGATCCAGGAGACGGCCGCGCGCCTGCGTTGCCCGCTGTTTTACCTCGTCGACTCGGCGGGCGCGCGCATCACCGACCAGATCGAGATGTTCCCCGGTCGCCGCGGCGCGGGGCGCATCTTCTACAACGAGGTGCAGATGAGCGGGCAGATCCCGCAGATCTGCTTGCTCTTCGGCCCCTCGGCGGCGGGCGGCGCGTACATCCCCGCGTTCTGCGACGTGGTGGTGATGGTCGACAAGAACGCGAGCATGTACCTCGGCTCGCCGCGTATGGCCGAGATGGTCATCGGCGAGAAGGTGACGCTCGAGGAGCTCGGCGGCGCGCGCATGCACTGCTCGGAGTCGGGCTGCGGCGACGTGCTCGTGAAGAGCGAGGAGGAGGCGATCGCCTGGGCGAAGCGTTACCTCGCGATGATGCCGCAGCACTGCGAGGAGGCGCCGGCGCGGATCGAAGCGAGGCCGCCGAAGCCGGGGCAGAAGCCGCTCGAGGAGGTGATCCCCGTCGACGAGAACAAGCCGTTCGACATGATGACGGTCATCGACGCCGTCATCGACGAGGGCAGCTTCGTCGAGATCAAGAGGCTCTGGGCGAAGGAGCTCGTCACGGGCTTCGCGCGCATCGACGGGCGCGTCGTGGGTATCGTCGCGAACCAGCCGAAGCACAAGGGCGGCGTGCTCTTCGTCGACTCGGCCGACAAGGCGGCGCGGTTCATCTGGCTCTGCGACGCGTTCAACGTGCCGCTGCTCTACCTCGCCGACGTGCCGGGCTTCATGATCGGCACGGTCGTCGAGAAGCAGGGCATCATCCGCGCCGGCGCGAAGATGATCGCCGCCGTGAGCGAAGCGACGGTGCCGAAGCTCTCGGTCATCGTGCGCAAGGCCTACGGCGCGGGCCTCTACGCGATGTGCGGGCCCGCGTTCGAGCCCGACGCGTGTATCGCGCTGCCGCGCGCCTCCATCGCCGTCATGGGCCCGAGCGCCGCGGTGAACGCGGTCTACTACAACAAGATCCAGGCCGTCCCCGAGGGGCCCGAGCGCGACGCGATGGTGAAGCGGCTGCGCGACGAGTACCGTGAGGACGTCGACCTCGTGAAGCTCGCGAGCGAGATGGTGATCGACGGGATCGTGCCGACGGTCGCGCTGCGCGACGAGATCTCGCGCCGATTCTCCCGATACGCCGGGAAAGTCGCGGAGCGGCCGCGCAAGAAGCACATCGTGCCGCCCGTCTGA
- a CDS encoding S8 family serine peptidase encodes MRARSLLAFAAALPLLLSATSAHAEGAPARSLVRLLRKPTKVHPLADDSGRIAVSVALPQGVDARSLGLLPVAEGVGAIRLAPDEVDTFAAAHPDLALSVSPPLQPLLDVSGSWTRIGAFRQATGLGTGKGVVVGIIDTGLDVAHPDFRTADGKSRVAWMLQAGRKPAGLHPEVEEKFGCTESKQWTCAIFSNADLDAMMSGQSELALPRDAGGHGTHVASIAAGNGGLMSGKPPVYVGVAPEATLVIASPPATEGFRDTDLLNAARFIFAVGESLGLPTVVNLSVGGDFGPHDGTSVIEKGLAELVGDDKPGRAIVAAAGNSGTLYGSGERGPFGIHTEVRVTEGAEVRVPIATPKSKDGNGYVWITFRPGDEVSVGLEAPGGESWIGLVDPGDERGYTGENDTTAAVVNRLVNGKTPLTAETNSAVVAFSGAWDEGTFTIRLSGHGDAHLWVTGQGDVSSSKSSGLFFEKAVRQGTISIPASHPNLLAVGCTLNRVVWDPLTTEPIELAKVGGEINPLPDGQCYFSAAGPTPFGVAKPEISAPGGFVAAAMSRDADPRTSPGGLFDGSECPKGEPCYVVDETHAITAGTSMSAPHVAGAIALLFELDQQKNGKVTLTQARVTELLQAGARWPTGTVRHETQLGVGALDLEGARRAFEEEGASSGPPSVEKSWWVLSSAYARPDETWPVWGTVELRREDGEIASGIAGTELELSVTGGVVVQPITKVRHGLFRFAVAGERGRQGSKMIVDVRYAGRSIESPRELAIGEDLWRSNGLLDATSGGCAWSEAEKTSSRGGPLGPAIGVALAGVGLWRRRSRRPEA; translated from the coding sequence GTGCGTGCCCGATCGCTCCTCGCCTTCGCCGCGGCCCTGCCGCTGCTCCTCTCCGCCACGTCCGCCCACGCCGAGGGCGCGCCCGCGCGATCCCTCGTGCGGCTCCTGCGCAAGCCGACGAAGGTGCATCCGCTCGCGGACGACTCCGGCCGCATCGCCGTGAGCGTGGCGCTGCCACAGGGCGTGGACGCGCGTTCGCTCGGGCTCCTCCCGGTCGCAGAGGGCGTGGGCGCGATCCGGCTCGCGCCCGACGAGGTCGACACGTTCGCGGCGGCGCACCCGGATCTCGCGCTCAGCGTCTCGCCGCCGCTCCAGCCGCTGCTCGACGTGTCCGGGAGCTGGACGCGGATCGGGGCGTTCCGTCAGGCGACGGGCCTCGGGACGGGCAAGGGCGTGGTGGTCGGGATCATCGACACCGGGCTCGACGTCGCGCACCCGGACTTCCGCACGGCGGACGGGAAGAGCCGCGTCGCGTGGATGCTGCAAGCGGGGAGGAAGCCCGCGGGGCTGCACCCGGAGGTCGAGGAGAAGTTCGGCTGCACCGAGTCGAAGCAATGGACATGCGCCATCTTCTCGAACGCGGATCTCGACGCGATGATGAGCGGGCAGTCCGAGCTCGCGCTGCCGCGGGACGCCGGGGGCCACGGGACCCACGTGGCGAGCATCGCGGCGGGCAACGGCGGGCTGATGAGCGGCAAACCTCCGGTGTACGTGGGGGTCGCGCCCGAGGCGACGCTCGTCATCGCGAGCCCTCCGGCGACCGAAGGATTTCGGGACACGGATCTGCTCAACGCCGCGCGCTTCATCTTCGCGGTCGGGGAGTCGCTCGGCCTGCCGACGGTCGTGAACCTCAGCGTCGGCGGGGATTTCGGGCCTCACGACGGCACGAGCGTGATCGAGAAGGGCCTCGCCGAGCTCGTGGGCGACGACAAACCCGGCCGCGCGATCGTGGCCGCCGCAGGCAACAGCGGGACGCTGTACGGGAGCGGCGAGCGCGGTCCGTTCGGCATCCACACGGAAGTGCGCGTGACGGAGGGCGCCGAGGTGCGCGTGCCCATCGCGACGCCGAAGTCGAAGGACGGAAATGGCTACGTGTGGATCACGTTCCGGCCCGGCGACGAGGTGAGCGTGGGCCTCGAAGCTCCGGGCGGCGAGAGCTGGATCGGCCTCGTCGATCCGGGCGACGAGCGCGGTTACACGGGGGAGAACGACACGACGGCCGCCGTGGTCAACCGCCTCGTGAATGGCAAGACGCCGCTGACGGCGGAGACGAACAGCGCGGTCGTGGCGTTCTCCGGCGCGTGGGACGAGGGCACGTTCACGATCCGGCTCTCGGGCCACGGCGACGCGCACCTCTGGGTGACGGGGCAGGGAGACGTGTCGTCGTCGAAGTCGTCGGGGCTGTTCTTCGAGAAGGCCGTCCGGCAGGGGACGATCTCGATCCCCGCGAGCCACCCGAACCTGCTCGCGGTGGGCTGCACGTTGAACCGGGTCGTCTGGGATCCGCTGACCACGGAGCCGATCGAGCTCGCGAAGGTGGGCGGCGAGATCAACCCGCTGCCCGACGGCCAGTGTTACTTCAGCGCGGCCGGGCCCACGCCGTTCGGCGTCGCCAAGCCCGAGATCAGCGCGCCGGGCGGGTTCGTCGCGGCGGCGATGAGCCGCGACGCCGACCCTCGAACGTCGCCCGGGGGCCTCTTCGACGGGTCGGAGTGTCCCAAGGGGGAGCCTTGTTACGTCGTCGACGAGACCCACGCGATCACCGCGGGCACGTCGATGTCCGCGCCGCACGTGGCCGGCGCGATCGCGCTCCTGTTCGAGCTCGATCAGCAGAAGAACGGGAAGGTCACGCTCACGCAGGCGCGCGTGACGGAGCTTCTCCAGGCCGGCGCGCGGTGGCCGACGGGGACCGTGCGGCACGAGACGCAGCTCGGCGTCGGCGCGCTCGACCTCGAAGGGGCGCGGCGCGCGTTCGAGGAAGAGGGGGCCTCCTCGGGGCCGCCGAGCGTCGAGAAGAGCTGGTGGGTGCTGTCGAGCGCGTACGCGCGGCCCGACGAGACGTGGCCGGTGTGGGGGACGGTGGAGCTCCGGCGCGAGGACGGAGAGATCGCGAGCGGGATCGCGGGGACAGAGCTCGAGCTCTCCGTGACGGGCGGGGTCGTCGTGCAGCCGATCACGAAGGTGCGGCACGGGCTCTTTCGGTTCGCCGTGGCGGGCGAGCGCGGGCGGCAGGGCTCGAAGATGATCGTCGACGTGCGTTACGCGGGCCGCTCGATCGAGTCGCCGCGGGAGCTCGCGATCGGCGAGGATCTTTGGAGGTCAAACGGTCTCCTCGACGCGACCTCGGGCGGCTGCGCGTGGTCGGAGGCGGAGAAGACGTCGAGCCGCGGCGGGCCGCTCGGGCCTGCGATCGGCGTGGCGCTGGCGGGCGTCGGCCTCTGGCGCAGGCGCTCGCGGCGGCCCGAGGCGTGA
- a CDS encoding CAP domain-containing protein, with protein MRVADVDERTGGGARAGLAALFVVALLPGCGSAPAPDVSGADAERSIGIRSALAGRPLRRVDAERYMLELINQDREAHGLPALPWDEAAARAARRQAEDMAARGFTAHWGSDGSVPEQRYTEAGGEDVAFENVGCFVDASASPLALDAPYMAEGLDRFQRAFMDELPPHDGHRRNILSRFHTAVGVGVAQVEGSRIPCVAQEFVDDWGTYEKLPREVAVGDFVDIAGELRAPAELAIVGIARIDRPAPRSAKDLNKTGDYLVPEPYEAYLPRRLKTPFPRPRGVLSLLGSTFSLGTYLGDEDKPGLYEIGIWARFPGTDEERLVSLRTIAVTR; from the coding sequence ATGCGCGTGGCGGACGTCGACGAACGGACGGGCGGAGGAGCGCGAGCAGGCCTTGCGGCGCTCTTCGTCGTGGCCCTTCTCCCGGGCTGCGGGAGCGCGCCCGCGCCCGACGTGAGCGGCGCGGACGCCGAGCGCTCGATCGGGATCCGCAGCGCGCTCGCCGGCCGGCCCCTGCGCCGCGTGGACGCCGAGCGTTACATGCTCGAGCTCATCAACCAGGACCGCGAAGCGCACGGCCTGCCGGCGCTGCCGTGGGACGAGGCCGCGGCGCGCGCGGCGCGGCGTCAGGCCGAGGACATGGCCGCGCGTGGGTTCACCGCGCACTGGGGCTCGGACGGATCGGTGCCGGAGCAACGCTACACCGAGGCGGGCGGCGAGGACGTCGCGTTCGAGAACGTCGGCTGCTTCGTCGACGCGAGCGCCTCGCCGCTCGCGCTCGACGCGCCGTACATGGCGGAGGGGCTCGATCGGTTCCAGCGCGCGTTCATGGACGAGCTGCCCCCGCACGACGGCCACCGCCGCAACATCCTGTCGCGCTTCCACACCGCGGTCGGCGTGGGCGTGGCCCAGGTCGAAGGCAGCCGCATCCCCTGCGTCGCGCAGGAGTTCGTCGATGATTGGGGCACCTACGAAAAACTCCCCCGCGAGGTCGCGGTGGGCGATTTCGTCGACATCGCCGGCGAGCTCCGCGCGCCCGCCGAGCTCGCGATCGTGGGCATCGCGCGGATCGATCGCCCCGCGCCGCGATCCGCGAAGGACCTCAACAAGACGGGCGACTACCTCGTCCCCGAGCCCTACGAGGCCTACCTGCCGCGACGCCTGAAGACGCCGTTCCCCCGTCCTCGCGGCGTGCTCTCGCTGCTCGGCAGCACGTTCTCGCTCGGGACCTACCTCGGCGACGAGGACAAACCCGGGCTCTACGAGATCGGCATCTGGGCGAGGTTCCCGGGCACGGACGAGGAGCGGCTCGTCTCGTTACGCACGATCGCAGTCACTCGCTGA
- a CDS encoding TlpA disulfide reductase family protein — protein MQSADSRDKSRAGRSSSRVRAAAVRGILGIGVVLGMTMAPAPQASAEHRPSRRAWIGVELAPGPAGGGVLAKHVVTSSPARSGGLVDGDVILAVDGVALVKPEQLVARVAIAGPGGSMKLTIRRGAAEREHVVVPVAFPGAEEVLRLDKVGTFAPTWKALERVAGSVPDNIGKLRGRVVVVDFWASWCGPCRAISKDLSKLHAAYGDKGLSIVGLTGEPKAVAEKAATELGMRYPVASDPDDRTAALYGIRSLPTMFVVDKKGVIREVFVGYGPGRGATLEKIVADLIAEPSPSG, from the coding sequence ATGCAAAGCGCTGATTCCAGGGACAAATCCCGCGCTGGACGGTCGTCGTCTCGGGTGAGGGCCGCCGCGGTCCGCGGGATCCTCGGGATCGGGGTCGTCCTCGGGATGACGATGGCCCCCGCGCCGCAGGCTTCGGCGGAGCATCGACCCTCGCGGCGGGCGTGGATCGGCGTCGAGCTCGCGCCGGGTCCGGCGGGCGGCGGGGTGCTCGCGAAGCACGTGGTGACGAGCTCGCCCGCGCGCTCGGGCGGGCTCGTCGACGGGGACGTGATCCTCGCGGTCGACGGGGTCGCGCTCGTGAAGCCGGAGCAGCTCGTCGCGCGCGTGGCCATCGCGGGGCCCGGCGGGTCGATGAAGCTCACGATCCGGCGTGGAGCGGCCGAGCGTGAGCATGTGGTGGTCCCGGTCGCGTTTCCGGGGGCGGAGGAGGTCCTGCGCCTCGACAAGGTCGGGACGTTCGCGCCGACGTGGAAGGCGCTCGAGCGCGTCGCGGGGAGCGTGCCGGACAACATCGGCAAGCTGCGCGGGCGCGTGGTCGTCGTGGATTTCTGGGCCTCGTGGTGCGGGCCTTGTCGCGCGATCTCCAAGGATCTTTCGAAGCTCCACGCGGCGTACGGCGACAAGGGCCTCTCCATCGTGGGGCTCACGGGCGAGCCGAAGGCGGTCGCGGAGAAGGCGGCGACGGAGCTCGGGATGCGTTACCCCGTGGCCTCGGATCCCGACGACAGGACGGCCGCGCTGTACGGGATCCGCTCGCTGCCGACGATGTTCGTGGTCGACAAGAAGGGCGTCATCCGCGAAGTCTTCGTGGGATACGGGCCCGGCCGGGGCGCGACGCTCGAGAAGATCGTCGCGGATCTCATCGCCGAGCCCTCGCCGTCCGGCTGA
- a CDS encoding VWA domain-containing protein, with translation MLRVLDELLWVLRREGLPVSTAQAIDAARVAALVGLSDRQTLRDGLAAVLATKKDELVLFRACFDRFFAAEHAHLGDLWSRLRVRGFSEAELGALRELLSAAAQRSSGDAAGMLAFTGEALELDQLLASAGIARALAPMTSALQTGFFTQEVNKRLGIPALGSALTRMRDALREALGEERGALLAAALREELDAMKRRVRAHVEASLARKLGDVDEEAARAVDRPFSSLSPEEMAEVRRALRRLAERLRGAERVRQKRSKRGRIDPHRTLRRSLRTGGIPFRPARRVRRRDKPRLVLLCDVSDSVRIASRFMLELVCASQELFAETRSFVFVSDLGETTELFRRKRAEAALAAIESGRVVDRTRNSNYGRALVAFEERLGRSVDRRTTIVILGDGRTNFLPEEVSVVERLARQAGSVLWICPEPPATWGTGDSAMPRYAAAVSRVLVARTARELEGAARELLARRK, from the coding sequence GTGTTACGCGTCCTCGACGAGCTTCTGTGGGTGCTGCGGCGGGAAGGCCTGCCCGTCTCGACGGCGCAGGCGATCGACGCGGCGCGCGTGGCGGCGCTCGTGGGGCTGTCGGATCGGCAGACGCTGCGCGACGGGCTCGCCGCGGTGCTGGCGACGAAGAAGGACGAGCTCGTGCTGTTTCGCGCTTGCTTCGACCGGTTCTTCGCCGCGGAGCACGCGCACCTCGGCGACCTCTGGAGCCGGCTGCGGGTGCGAGGGTTCTCCGAGGCCGAGCTCGGCGCGCTGCGGGAGCTGCTCTCGGCGGCGGCGCAGCGCTCGTCGGGCGACGCGGCGGGGATGCTGGCGTTCACCGGGGAGGCGCTCGAGCTCGATCAGCTCCTCGCTTCGGCCGGGATCGCGCGGGCGCTCGCGCCGATGACGAGCGCGCTGCAGACGGGCTTCTTCACGCAAGAGGTGAACAAGCGGCTCGGGATCCCGGCGCTCGGGAGCGCGCTCACGCGGATGCGGGACGCGTTACGCGAGGCGCTCGGCGAGGAGCGGGGCGCGCTGCTCGCGGCGGCGCTGCGCGAGGAGCTCGACGCGATGAAGCGGCGGGTGCGGGCGCACGTGGAGGCGTCGCTCGCGCGCAAGCTCGGCGACGTGGACGAAGAGGCCGCGCGGGCCGTCGATCGGCCGTTCTCGTCGCTCTCGCCGGAGGAGATGGCGGAGGTGCGGCGCGCGCTCCGGCGCCTCGCCGAGCGGCTGCGGGGCGCCGAGCGGGTGCGGCAGAAGCGCAGCAAGCGAGGTCGGATCGATCCCCATCGGACGCTGCGGCGGAGCCTGCGCACGGGCGGGATCCCGTTCCGGCCGGCGCGGCGCGTGCGCCGTCGGGACAAGCCGCGGCTCGTGCTCCTCTGCGACGTGTCGGACTCGGTGCGGATCGCGTCGCGGTTCATGCTGGAGCTCGTCTGCGCGTCGCAGGAGCTCTTCGCGGAGACGCGCTCGTTCGTGTTCGTGAGTGACCTCGGCGAGACGACCGAGCTCTTCCGGCGCAAGCGGGCCGAAGCGGCGCTCGCGGCGATCGAGAGCGGGCGCGTGGTCGACAGGACACGCAACTCGAACTACGGCCGGGCGCTCGTCGCGTTCGAGGAGCGGCTCGGGCGCTCGGTGGATCGGCGGACGACGATCGTGATCCTGGGGGACGGGCGTACGAATTTCCTGCCGGAGGAGGTCTCGGTCGTGGAGCGGCTCGCCCGGCAGGCTGGATCGGTGCTCTGGATCTGCCCCGAGCCGCCTGCGACCTGGGGCACCGGCGACAGCGCGATGCCACGTTACGCGGCCGCCGTGAGCCGCGTCCTCGTGGCCCGGACCGCGCGAGAGCTCGAAGGCGCGGCGAGGGAGCTTTTGGCGCGACGAAAGTAG
- a CDS encoding biosynthetic peptidoglycan transglycosylase produces the protein MASRRVKLALAGGAVATLAAAVSFGPIVRHEATRAAERYGAVVAIDEVRPSFHGVKLHGVQVSLPEVPSARVRFETIDVALGWSGKKIALRGGDVSAVGPREAVLREAEQWQKRYLARPSAGGGESSSSGRTDAELEGLRITWQDRNDAPTESVRASDVNFARQEGKVGLSAAEATITVGPVSVAVQGGHLTLVKQQEGGYRVAALSARSLDATLTLAAPLEEAKPVEGAHATPTKEPQASPAPASRRGKASQRGAAMRAQLIRGATLLDAVLEQGAKVELDSLHAQVRRGRDTLNLGPGSLVVRRDAGRMLVELSPRARAEKEEQALTFSLSVPFGESASGEIVADVKGGPLYLSTLGIRDGDFGLFDVAKTSLTTRSHLVLSADGKQLRVDGDGRVQNLSLRSDALSDEPIAGLELAFRLRGETALDGSSIKVDEGEVDLGAVRLLAHGRYDRVGEGHRVRAEFDVPLTACQSILDAAPRGIVPKLAGMRMAGSLAVKGHARFDTAKLDRDYDVAWDLANTCRITEVPPEIDAARWRKPFRRTVLGPAGERVEIESGPGTAGWVPYGAISRFMETAVLTTEDSGFRRHGGFDKEAIKNSIRDNLRSGRFMRGASTLSMQLAKNLYLDRVKNISRKLQEVVLTTYLEQELTKEQILELYLNVVEFGPMIYGIGPAARYYFNTSASELSLGQALYISSILPKPKQQHFAIGGAVSPGWMNYLRKLMDIAHRRKWISDEELEEGLRETVIRGQPAPTRAARPPEGTGSEGEPGDEGSGDAPEPPAPPED, from the coding sequence GTGGCTTCACGGCGCGTCAAGCTGGCACTGGCAGGGGGCGCGGTCGCAACGCTGGCGGCCGCCGTCTCCTTCGGCCCGATCGTGCGCCACGAGGCCACGCGCGCCGCCGAACGTTACGGCGCCGTCGTCGCCATCGACGAGGTGCGCCCCTCGTTCCACGGCGTGAAGCTCCACGGCGTGCAGGTCTCGCTGCCCGAGGTCCCCAGCGCACGGGTGCGCTTCGAGACCATCGACGTCGCGCTCGGCTGGAGCGGCAAGAAGATCGCCCTGCGAGGCGGCGACGTCTCCGCCGTGGGGCCGCGTGAAGCCGTGCTGCGCGAGGCCGAGCAGTGGCAGAAGCGATACCTCGCGAGGCCCTCCGCGGGCGGCGGGGAGAGCTCGAGCTCGGGCCGGACGGACGCCGAGCTCGAGGGCCTGCGCATCACCTGGCAGGACCGCAACGACGCGCCCACCGAGTCCGTCCGCGCCAGCGACGTGAACTTCGCCCGCCAGGAGGGCAAGGTCGGGCTCTCGGCGGCCGAGGCGACCATCACCGTGGGCCCCGTGTCCGTGGCCGTGCAGGGCGGGCACCTCACGCTCGTCAAGCAGCAGGAAGGTGGGTATCGCGTCGCCGCCCTCTCGGCGCGTTCGCTCGACGCGACCTTGACCCTGGCCGCTCCGCTCGAGGAAGCGAAGCCCGTCGAGGGCGCGCACGCGACGCCGACGAAGGAGCCCCAGGCGTCGCCCGCGCCTGCGTCCAGGCGCGGCAAGGCCTCGCAGCGAGGCGCCGCAATGCGGGCCCAGCTCATCCGAGGCGCGACCTTGCTCGACGCCGTCCTCGAGCAGGGAGCGAAGGTCGAGCTCGACAGCCTTCACGCGCAGGTTCGTCGCGGGCGCGACACGCTGAACCTCGGCCCGGGCTCGCTCGTGGTTCGCCGCGACGCCGGCCGCATGCTCGTCGAGCTCTCGCCGCGCGCGCGCGCCGAAAAGGAGGAGCAAGCGCTCACCTTCTCGCTGAGCGTGCCCTTCGGCGAGTCCGCCAGCGGCGAGATCGTCGCCGACGTGAAGGGCGGACCCCTGTACCTCTCCACGCTGGGCATCCGCGACGGGGATTTTGGCCTCTTCGACGTGGCCAAGACCTCCCTCACGACGCGCTCGCACCTCGTCCTCTCCGCGGACGGCAAGCAGCTCCGCGTGGATGGCGACGGCCGCGTGCAGAACCTCTCGCTCCGCAGCGACGCGCTCTCCGACGAGCCGATCGCGGGCCTCGAGCTCGCCTTCCGCCTTCGCGGCGAGACGGCGCTCGACGGTTCTTCGATCAAGGTGGACGAGGGCGAGGTCGATCTCGGCGCCGTCCGCCTGCTCGCGCACGGTCGTTACGATCGCGTGGGCGAGGGCCACCGCGTCCGGGCCGAGTTCGACGTGCCGCTCACGGCCTGTCAGTCGATCCTCGACGCCGCGCCGCGTGGGATCGTGCCGAAGCTCGCGGGCATGCGGATGGCCGGATCACTCGCGGTGAAAGGACACGCGCGTTTCGACACGGCCAAGCTCGACCGCGACTATGACGTCGCGTGGGATCTCGCGAACACGTGCCGCATCACCGAGGTGCCGCCCGAGATCGACGCGGCGCGGTGGCGCAAGCCGTTCCGCCGCACGGTGCTCGGTCCGGCGGGCGAGCGTGTCGAGATCGAGAGCGGACCCGGCACGGCCGGCTGGGTGCCGTACGGCGCGATCTCGCGCTTCATGGAGACGGCCGTGCTGACCACCGAGGACAGCGGCTTCCGTCGGCACGGGGGCTTCGACAAGGAGGCCATCAAGAACTCGATCCGCGACAACCTGCGCTCGGGCCGCTTCATGCGCGGGGCGAGCACGCTCAGCATGCAGCTCGCGAAGAACCTCTACCTCGACCGCGTGAAGAACATCTCGCGCAAGCTGCAGGAGGTCGTGCTCACGACCTACCTCGAGCAGGAGCTCACGAAGGAGCAGATCCTCGAGCTTTATCTCAACGTCGTCGAGTTCGGCCCGATGATCTACGGGATCGGCCCGGCCGCGCGGTACTACTTCAACACGTCCGCCTCCGAGCTCTCGCTCGGGCAAGCGCTCTACATCTCGTCGATCCTGCCGAAGCCGAAGCAGCAACACTTCGCGATCGGCGGCGCCGTGAGCCCGGGCTGGATGAACTACCTGCGCAAGCTCATGGACATCGCGCATCGCCGGAAGTGGATCAGCGACGAGGAGCTCGAAGAGGGGCTGCGTGAGACGGTCATCCGCGGCCAGCCTGCGCCGACGCGCGCCGCGCGGCCGCCCGAGGGCACGGGGAGCGAGGGAGAGCCGGGGGACGAAGGCAGCGGCGACGCGCCCGAGCCGCCGGCGCCGCCCGAGGACTAG